The Cyclobacteriaceae bacterium DNA segment TTTCTGCCGACGATGTTGAACGAAAATCTTTATACGACTGCTTTTGACAGACCCCGCTTTTCGCGGCTTTATCTTCCTGGAAATACTCCAAGTTTAATGATCAATTCAGGCATTCATAAATCCAATGGAATTATTTTGGATTTAGAAGATGCAGTAGCGGAGGAGAAAAAGAATGAGGCAAGATGTTTAGTGCGTAATGCCTTACGTAGCTTGGATTTTTTAGGATCCGAGCGTATGGTGAGGATCAATCAGTTGCCAATGGGTTTAGAGGATCTCTATTTTATTGTTCCGCACAATGTGAATCTGATCCTGGTGCCCAAGTGTGAACACGCTTCACAGATTCATCAAGTAAATGAAAGCATTGAAAAAATGAAAAGGGCACAACCTGATGATAGAATTTGGTTAATGCCAATTATCGAAAGCGCATTGGGGGTCATGAATGCATTTGAGATTGCAAAGTCAGCAACGAATGTAGTAGCCATAGCAATTGGTCTGGAAGATTACACAGCAGATATTGGTGTGCACCGGACTGCCGAAGGAAAGGAATCACTATTTGCCAGAATGCAACTTGTAAATGTGTGTAAAGCAGCAGGAATTCAAGCAATAGACTCTGTCTTCTCTGATGTTGGTGATTTGGAGGGATTAAAAAGAAATGTTGAGGCCTCAAAAGCACTAGGCTTTGATGGTATGGGATGTATTCACCCACGTCAAGTAAAAATTATAAATGACAATTTTCTTCCTAGTCACGAAGAAATAGAAAAGGCAAAAATCATCGTTACTGCATTTATGGAGGCAAAAAGAAATGGATTAGGTGTCGTGTCAATCGGCACTAAAATGGTTGATGCCCCAGTCGTTAAAAGGGCGCAACGCGTTATTGATTTAGCAGTTTCGAATGGAGTTTTAGATGCAAAGTGGAGCAATAATTGAGAAGTATTAAGATGAAAATGGTTAGTGATAGACTTACTACAAATGTGATCGGAAGAGTTGTTCCAACGATGGTCAATGGAAACGAAGCAATACCCTTTAAGGGAGTTGGAAAGCACCGTCCTTCTGGTAAAAGATTCTCTCCTCCTATTTCTTCTTGTGCAGATTTTCCAAGCGATGGAAATAAATTACTTCCTTCTTTAAAAGAATCATTACTGCAAGCTGGTTTGAAAGATGGTATGGTGATTTCCACCCACCATCATTTTAGAAATGGAGATATTATTGCTGTGCAAATTTTTGACATCGCTGCTGAACTGGGTATTAAAAATTTAGTTTGGTTTCCATCTGCTTCGTTTGAGTGTCACAGTCCACTTATCAAATATTTAGAGGATGGAACTATTCATCACATTGAAGGAAGTATGAATGGGCAATTGGGTCGCTTCACTTCTCAAGGAAAAATGAAGGGTGTTGGAGTGCTCAGATCACACGGGGGAAGGTATCAAGCTATTCAAGATGGCGAAATTGTAATTGATATTGCAGTAATTGCGGCTCCTACCGCTGATTCATTTGGGAATGCAAATGGTGTGAACGGTTCTACGGCTTGTGGATCATTGGGTTTTGCATTAGGTGACTCTCAATATGCAAACAAAGTAATAGTTGTTACTGATAACTTGGTTCCATTTCCTTGCTTGCCCTGGCAAATTCAAGGCAACTATGTAGACTTCGTTGTTCAGGTGGATAAAATAGGTATCCCTGAAAAAATAGTTTCGGGTACAACAGAAATCACAAAAAGTCCTGACCGCTTATTCCTTGCTGAACTAACAGCAAAGTTTTGTG contains these protein-coding regions:
- the citF gene encoding citrate lyase subunit alpha — encoded protein: MRSIKMKMVSDRLTTNVIGRVVPTMVNGNEAIPFKGVGKHRPSGKRFSPPISSCADFPSDGNKLLPSLKESLLQAGLKDGMVISTHHHFRNGDIIAVQIFDIAAELGIKNLVWFPSASFECHSPLIKYLEDGTIHHIEGSMNGQLGRFTSQGKMKGVGVLRSHGGRYQAIQDGEIVIDIAVIAAPTADSFGNANGVNGSTACGSLGFALGDSQYANKVIVVTDNLVPFPCLPWQIQGNYVDFVVQVDKIGIPEKIVSGTTEITKSPDRLFLAELTAKFCEQVGIIRDGFSFQAGAGGTSLSIGIYFAEMLKAKGMKARFARGGSNKYLVNMLNEELVEYILDGQTFDLDGVKSMRENPRHVSTSPFTSYNYHGKGNFASLLDVVILGATEVDINFNANVVTHSDGVLLHGIGGWQNCLFAKCTILPIPLFRDRIPVIRDEVTTICGPGELIDVIVTERGIAINPLRTDLIELVKDSGLPIKTIHELKHEAEKICGTPAQVIFEDEIVAVVKWVDGTIIDSIRKVKF
- a CDS encoding aldolase/citrate lyase family protein; the encoded protein is MDKRIVYAGNNGEKDRSDCRVALEITASGGIQIELVSKVKSLYGDTIIRISKEVLKFFLIEHAKLIIEDKGALDFVICARLEAAIKQVVKTDKEFLPTMLNENLYTTAFDRPRFSRLYLPGNTPSLMINSGIHKSNGIILDLEDAVAEEKKNEARCLVRNALRSLDFLGSERMVRINQLPMGLEDLYFIVPHNVNLILVPKCEHASQIHQVNESIEKMKRAQPDDRIWLMPIIESALGVMNAFEIAKSATNVVAIAIGLEDYTADIGVHRTAEGKESLFARMQLVNVCKAAGIQAIDSVFSDVGDLEGLKRNVEASKALGFDGMGCIHPRQVKIINDNFLPSHEEIEKAKIIVTAFMEAKRNGLGVVSIGTKMVDAPVVKRAQRVIDLAVSNGVLDAKWSNN